A genomic window from Corynebacterium fournieri includes:
- a CDS encoding SDR family oxidoreductase, which yields MPSGTVLLLGARSDIGGEIAQRVCRGRDVVLAARGGGELEDVEKQLRSAGAASVVAVDFDATDLESHRRVVREAGEVTTAIVAFGILGDQELAERDETEAARIATVDYLAQVNMLTVLASEMAAGEIYAFSSIAGWRARRANYVYGSTKAGLDAYCQGLMDRLHGTDVNLILARPGFVIGSMTEGMKPAVMSVTPDVVAEAVVEAAGRGRSATVWIPRRLAVLAAIMRLVPRPVWRHMPR from the coding sequence ATGCCTAGCGGCACCGTGCTGCTGCTGGGCGCACGCAGCGACATCGGCGGCGAGATCGCCCAACGCGTCTGCCGGGGCAGGGATGTCGTTCTGGCGGCGCGCGGCGGCGGGGAACTGGAAGACGTCGAAAAGCAGCTGCGCAGCGCCGGGGCAGCAAGCGTTGTCGCGGTGGACTTCGACGCGACCGACCTCGAATCGCACCGCCGCGTCGTACGCGAGGCCGGTGAGGTGACCACCGCCATCGTCGCATTCGGCATCCTCGGCGACCAGGAGCTGGCAGAGCGCGACGAAACAGAAGCCGCCCGCATTGCCACCGTGGACTACCTCGCGCAGGTGAACATGCTCACGGTGCTCGCAAGTGAGATGGCAGCCGGCGAAATCTACGCTTTTTCCTCCATCGCGGGATGGCGCGCCAGGAGAGCCAACTACGTCTACGGCTCCACCAAGGCCGGTCTGGACGCATACTGCCAGGGCCTGATGGACCGACTGCACGGCACAGACGTCAACCTCATCCTCGCCCGCCCAGGCTTCGTCATCGGATCCATGACGGAGGGGATGAAACCCGCGGTGATGTCGGTGACCCCGGATGTGGTCGCTGAAGCCGTCGTCGAGGCGGCAGGACGCGGCCGCAGCGCCACGGTGTGGATCCCGCGCCGTTTGGCGGTCCTGGCCGCGATCATGCGCCTTGTGCCGCGCCCGGTGTGGAGGCACATGCCGAGGTAG
- a CDS encoding DEAD/DEAH box helicase, which translates to MLSPEPGTSFLREFAAAKPFALDDFQLQACQAVEQDRGVLVCAPTGSGKTIVGEFAVALALHRGTKCFYTTPIKALSNQKYHDLVAEHGAEAVGLLTGDTSINGSAEIVVMTTEVLRNMLYAESPQLARLSHVVMDEIHYLADRDRGAVWEEIILNLDDSVSLIGLSATVSNSEEFGEWLDAVRGDTEVIVSEHRPVPLSQYMMVGRKMFPLFEPGADGRVNRGLEHAIERIEAGSSDEGRRDFEEGRGFRARSRSGRVRGQDKIRPVGRPEVVSALQREDMLPAIVFIFSRAGCDGALFQCLRSRKELTSPQERAEIEQIIDEGIDGIPEEDLEVLNFRQVRTAWMRGFAAHHAGLLPAFKHIVEQLFVRGLVKVVFATETLALGINMPARTVVLEKMVKFNGEAHVDLTPGQYTQLTGRAGRRGIDHIGNAVVQWAPALDPHQVAGLASTRTYPLISQFQPGYNMAINMLAMNGYEDSIRLIEQSFAQFQTDRSVVGEVRDIERLQQKVRTLRDKLDRDISAFAPPSDDAAAELVEYSQLRRDLTDAEKQARRDHLDSRHTETKKILGSLQVGQVIALPGKRKPELAAVVQPAGKPHDPRPWVTTERGWSGRIDAAAFTNPPVVVGRVKVPRHMQDKPRRHARKVADLLHRGHFNAPKRLREHSRVRPNKQITALREAIRNHPVHDWPAADRELLARTAEDIVREERALAKLEQRVDTSTDSLGRTFERIIGLLTEMDYVELHDGEPQVTDEGERLSRIHNVSDLLVAQCLKRGIWDGLDPAELAGVASMLVFENRRATGGNPEAATDAMADAMNETMRIYGELVSDEQRHNLPATRLPDPGFCLSVHQWTAGAPLGYALAAAAESGAELTPGDFVRWCRQVIDLLEQIKKTGYSDTIRDNANRAVDAIRRGVVAIGN; encoded by the coding sequence ATGCTTTCCCCCGAACCTGGTACCTCGTTTCTGCGGGAATTCGCCGCCGCGAAGCCGTTTGCTCTCGACGATTTTCAGCTCCAGGCCTGCCAGGCGGTGGAGCAGGATCGCGGAGTGCTCGTGTGCGCCCCGACAGGCTCCGGCAAGACCATCGTCGGCGAGTTCGCCGTCGCACTCGCCCTGCACCGCGGCACGAAGTGCTTTTACACCACGCCGATTAAGGCGCTGAGCAACCAGAAGTACCACGACCTCGTTGCAGAGCACGGCGCCGAGGCAGTGGGGCTGCTCACCGGCGACACCAGCATCAACGGCTCCGCCGAGATCGTGGTGATGACCACCGAGGTCCTGCGCAACATGCTCTACGCGGAGTCGCCGCAGCTGGCGCGGCTCTCACACGTGGTGATGGATGAGATCCACTATTTGGCCGATCGCGACCGGGGTGCGGTGTGGGAGGAGATCATTCTCAACCTCGACGATTCGGTGAGCCTGATCGGGCTGTCAGCCACCGTTTCCAACTCGGAGGAGTTCGGCGAGTGGCTCGACGCTGTGCGCGGGGATACCGAGGTGATCGTCTCCGAGCACCGCCCGGTGCCGCTGAGCCAGTACATGATGGTGGGCCGCAAGATGTTCCCCCTGTTCGAGCCGGGCGCGGACGGCAGAGTAAACCGAGGCTTGGAACACGCCATCGAGCGCATTGAGGCGGGATCGTCGGACGAGGGCCGCCGCGACTTCGAAGAGGGCCGCGGGTTCCGCGCGCGTTCACGCAGCGGTCGTGTGCGCGGCCAGGACAAGATCCGCCCAGTCGGCCGCCCGGAGGTCGTCTCCGCGCTGCAGCGCGAAGACATGCTGCCGGCCATCGTGTTCATCTTCTCCCGCGCTGGATGCGACGGCGCGCTGTTTCAGTGCCTGCGCTCGCGCAAGGAGCTGACGTCCCCGCAGGAGCGCGCCGAGATCGAGCAGATCATCGACGAAGGCATCGATGGCATCCCCGAAGAAGACTTGGAGGTGTTGAACTTCCGCCAGGTGCGCACCGCCTGGATGCGCGGCTTCGCCGCCCACCACGCCGGCTTGCTGCCCGCCTTCAAGCACATTGTGGAACAGCTGTTTGTCCGCGGGCTGGTCAAGGTCGTCTTCGCCACCGAAACCCTCGCGTTGGGCATCAACATGCCCGCGCGCACTGTGGTGTTGGAGAAGATGGTCAAGTTCAACGGCGAGGCCCACGTAGATCTCACGCCGGGCCAGTACACGCAGCTCACTGGCCGTGCGGGACGCCGCGGCATCGACCACATCGGCAACGCAGTGGTGCAGTGGGCACCGGCGTTGGATCCGCACCAGGTGGCGGGATTGGCGTCCACACGCACCTATCCGCTCATCTCCCAGTTCCAGCCCGGCTACAACATGGCCATCAACATGCTCGCCATGAACGGCTACGAAGACTCCATCCGCCTGATCGAGCAATCCTTCGCGCAGTTCCAAACGGACCGGTCTGTGGTGGGGGAGGTGCGCGACATCGAGCGGCTGCAGCAGAAGGTGCGCACGCTGCGCGACAAGCTCGACCGCGACATCTCCGCGTTCGCGCCGCCGAGCGACGACGCGGCGGCCGAACTGGTGGAATACTCCCAGCTGCGCCGCGACCTCACGGACGCCGAGAAGCAGGCGCGTCGCGACCACCTGGACAGCCGCCACACCGAGACGAAGAAGATCCTCGGTTCCCTTCAGGTCGGCCAGGTCATCGCTCTGCCCGGCAAGCGCAAACCCGAACTTGCGGCAGTGGTGCAGCCTGCGGGCAAACCGCACGACCCGCGGCCCTGGGTGACCACAGAACGCGGCTGGTCCGGCCGCATCGATGCGGCGGCGTTCACGAACCCGCCCGTCGTGGTGGGCCGCGTGAAGGTGCCGCGCCATATGCAGGACAAGCCGCGACGGCACGCGCGCAAGGTGGCGGATCTGCTCCACCGGGGCCATTTCAACGCACCCAAACGCCTGCGCGAGCACTCCCGCGTGCGGCCCAACAAGCAGATCACTGCGCTGCGCGAGGCTATCCGCAACCACCCGGTGCACGACTGGCCGGCTGCTGACCGCGAACTGCTCGCCCGCACTGCCGAGGACATCGTGCGCGAGGAGCGCGCCCTGGCCAAGCTAGAGCAACGCGTAGACACCTCCACCGATTCGCTGGGCCGCACGTTCGAGCGCATCATCGGATTGCTCACAGAGATGGACTACGTCGAGCTTCACGACGGCGAACCGCAGGTCACCGACGAAGGCGAACGCCTCTCGCGCATCCACAACGTCTCCGACCTGCTTGTGGCGCAGTGCCTCAAGCGCGGCATCTGGGACGGGCTGGACCCGGCGGAACTCGCAGGCGTCGCCTCCATGCTCGTCTTTGAAAACCGACGTGCAACTGGCGGCAACCCCGAAGCAGCGACCGACGCCATGGCCGACGCCATGAACGAGACCATGCGCATCTACGGCGAACTGGTCTCCGACGAGCAGCGCCACAACCTGCCGGCGACCCGCCTGCCGGACCCCGGTTTCTGCTTGTCCGTCCACCAATGGACCGCGGGCGCCCCGCTCGGGTACGCGCTCGCCGCCGCAGCCGAATCTGGCGCAGAGCTGACACCGGGCGACTTCGTGCGTTGGTGCCGTCAGGTGATTGACCTGCTGGAGCAGATCAAGAAAACAGGGTACTCGGACACGATCCGCGACAACGCCAACCGAGCCGTGGACGCCATCCGCCGCGGCGTGGTGGCAATTGGAAACTAG
- the tatA gene encoding Sec-independent protein translocase subunit TatA, giving the protein MPNIGWTELIIIVFVVLLLFGANKLPDLARSMGRSARIFKSEVKEMRHEDEADGQSAAATPTQQRQIESAPAQETRSAAQEADFWDRPENQPR; this is encoded by the coding sequence ATGCCCAATATCGGTTGGACCGAGCTCATCATCATCGTCTTTGTCGTGCTGCTGCTCTTTGGCGCGAACAAGCTGCCGGATCTGGCTCGTTCCATGGGCCGTTCCGCACGCATCTTCAAGTCCGAGGTCAAGGAGATGCGCCACGAGGACGAGGCTGACGGCCAGTCCGCAGCGGCGACGCCGACCCAGCAGCGCCAGATCGAGTCCGCTCCCGCGCAGGAGACCCGCAGCGCTGCCCAGGAGGCTGACTTCTGGGACCGTCCGGAGAATCAGCCGCGCTAG
- a CDS encoding RNA polymerase-binding protein RbpA, translating to MADRVLRGSRMGAVSYETDRDHDLAPRQMAKYRTPDGEVFEVPFADDAEIPEEWMCKNGQVGTLMEGEGVESKPAKPPRTHWDMLRERRSIEELDVLLEERLEQLRKRRRVAARIAKEQQQANQS from the coding sequence ATGGCTGATCGAGTTCTTCGCGGAAGCCGCATGGGCGCAGTCAGCTACGAAACGGACCGCGACCACGACCTTGCGCCGCGCCAGATGGCAAAGTACCGCACCCCCGACGGTGAGGTCTTCGAGGTGCCGTTCGCGGACGACGCAGAGATCCCCGAAGAGTGGATGTGCAAGAACGGCCAGGTTGGCACCTTGATGGAGGGCGAGGGCGTGGAGTCCAAGCCCGCGAAGCCCCCGCGGACGCACTGGGACATGCTGCGCGAACGCCGCAGCATCGAAGAGCTCGACGTGTTGCTCGAGGAGCGTCTGGAGCAGCTGCGCAAGCGCCGCCGCGTCGCCGCCCGCATTGCTAAGGAACAGCAGCAGGCCAACCAGAGCTAG
- a CDS encoding trypsin-like serine peptidase, which yields MPALERCVARLSTPGGGYCSGVLIGPDVVLTCAHFFARREASSVSVRVDGSAYPLSSLSTVRGTDVALVRLPKPVEASPLPLGPLPRPLSRTMTLGFGGRADSVQTRPGLFLGTLPLSWSRTGATRVRPAGLLYANPPAVKGDSGGPVLVDGKVVGVQSLILDPWGRNLRIATVALWPVGLAAALRGLDGRA from the coding sequence ATGCCTGCCCTCGAACGCTGCGTAGCCCGCCTTTCCACCCCCGGCGGCGGCTACTGCTCGGGCGTGCTCATCGGCCCAGACGTGGTGCTGACCTGCGCCCACTTCTTCGCGCGGCGCGAAGCCTCGAGCGTGAGCGTGCGTGTTGACGGCTCCGCGTACCCGCTTAGCAGCCTCAGCACAGTCCGCGGCACGGACGTCGCGCTCGTGCGCCTGCCAAAGCCGGTCGAGGCTTCTCCCCTTCCCCTCGGGCCTCTGCCGCGCCCACTTTCCCGGACGATGACGCTTGGCTTCGGCGGGAGGGCCGATAGCGTGCAAACTCGTCCCGGATTGTTCCTGGGCACACTGCCGCTGTCGTGGTCGCGCACGGGTGCGACACGCGTGCGCCCGGCGGGGCTTTTATACGCTAACCCGCCCGCGGTCAAAGGCGATTCGGGCGGGCCGGTGTTGGTCGACGGCAAGGTCGTCGGCGTGCAGTCGTTGATCCTGGACCCGTGGGGCCGAAACTTGCGCATCGCCACGGTGGCGCTGTGGCCCGTGGGCCTGGCCGCCGCGCTGCGCGGTTTGGACGGACGCGCCTAG
- a CDS encoding YceI family protein has protein sequence MRKTLIVAVSAFIVLAVVVAMIPLFRALMQGGGVKTEGIDASRVSAASTDVDGDWQVTNKPGSNFSSAGFTFDEVLPGERRSTSASTKDVSGFATVTEGTLTAGEIVVDMQHLSSDTDKRDESVRRRIFHTDEYPEATFTVTQPADIADMPDDGTVGSVELTGDLTIHGTTNQITQRFDVARSGDRIIVAGDIPINRLDYGVETPELVAAKINEEGEVNVRVNLTK, from the coding sequence ATGCGTAAAACCCTCATCGTCGCTGTGTCCGCTTTCATCGTCTTGGCGGTCGTGGTGGCGATGATTCCGCTGTTCAGAGCCCTGATGCAAGGCGGCGGAGTGAAAACAGAGGGGATTGACGCCAGCCGTGTGTCAGCGGCATCCACAGACGTAGACGGCGACTGGCAGGTCACCAACAAGCCGGGCAGCAACTTCTCGTCCGCCGGCTTTACGTTCGACGAGGTGTTGCCGGGCGAGCGCCGCAGCACGTCGGCTTCCACGAAGGACGTGTCAGGCTTTGCGACGGTCACCGAAGGCACGTTGACCGCCGGCGAGATTGTCGTGGACATGCAGCACCTTTCCTCGGACACCGACAAGCGCGACGAGTCCGTGCGCCGCCGCATTTTCCACACGGACGAGTACCCGGAGGCGACGTTTACGGTGACGCAGCCCGCGGACATTGCTGACATGCCTGACGACGGCACCGTCGGGTCCGTTGAGCTAACCGGAGATCTGACCATCCACGGCACGACCAATCAGATCACTCAGCGCTTCGATGTCGCGCGCTCTGGCGACCGGATCATCGTGGCGGGCGACATCCCGATCAACCGCCTGGATTACGGTGTGGAGACCCCGGAGCTGGTCGCGGCGAAAATCAACGAGGAAGGCGAAGTTAACGTCCGGGTGAACCTGACCAAGTAG
- the tatC gene encoding twin-arginine translocase subunit TatC: MARTKTPKRPKRPKNPTGEMSLVEHLQELRHRVIISLAAIVVGTIIGFIWYQAAPPRMMPLGEIIRGPYCNLPDDLRADFTGDGECRLLATSPFEMFMLRLKVGALAGLVLASPVWLMQIWNFITPGLHKNERRYTFTFVAVAVVLFVAGALLAYFVLDKGLYVLMTMGNEFQVAALTGGEYYNFLLALVVIFGVSFELPLIIVMLNLIGILRYEHVKEKRRLITVLIFIFAAVMTPGQDPFSMVALAISITLLVELAFQFCRWNDRKNHRQRPEWMDLDDEQASGPIAAPTPVGGSSAIGTDAIERPAPIQEASPRRNIASQRGFAGGTDFGDVL, encoded by the coding sequence ATGGCACGTACGAAAACCCCGAAGAGACCGAAGCGGCCGAAGAACCCGACCGGCGAGATGTCGCTGGTGGAGCACCTCCAAGAGCTGCGCCATCGCGTGATCATCTCGCTGGCTGCCATCGTGGTGGGCACCATCATCGGATTTATCTGGTATCAGGCCGCGCCGCCGCGCATGATGCCGCTGGGCGAGATTATCCGCGGTCCGTACTGCAATCTGCCTGACGATCTGCGGGCGGATTTCACCGGCGACGGCGAGTGCCGCCTACTGGCCACGAGTCCCTTCGAGATGTTTATGCTGCGCCTGAAAGTTGGCGCCCTTGCGGGGTTGGTGCTGGCGTCGCCGGTGTGGCTGATGCAGATCTGGAACTTCATTACCCCCGGCCTGCACAAGAATGAGCGGCGCTACACCTTCACGTTCGTCGCCGTCGCCGTCGTCCTTTTCGTCGCCGGCGCGCTGTTGGCCTACTTCGTGCTGGACAAAGGCTTGTACGTGCTCATGACGATGGGCAATGAGTTCCAGGTGGCTGCCCTGACAGGCGGGGAGTACTACAACTTCCTGCTCGCGCTCGTCGTCATTTTCGGTGTCAGCTTCGAGCTGCCGCTGATCATCGTCATGCTCAACCTCATCGGGATTTTGCGCTACGAGCACGTGAAGGAAAAGCGCCGCCTGATCACCGTGCTCATCTTCATCTTCGCCGCGGTGATGACGCCGGGGCAGGACCCGTTCTCCATGGTTGCGCTGGCCATTTCCATCACGCTTTTGGTGGAGCTCGCCTTCCAGTTCTGCCGCTGGAACGACCGCAAGAACCACCGGCAACGCCCGGAGTGGATGGACTTGGACGATGAGCAAGCGTCCGGTCCGATTGCGGCACCGACACCGGTGGGAGGGTCCAGTGCTATCGGCACGGACGCGATTGAGCGGCCCGCGCCGATACAGGAAGCGTCGCCGCGGCGGAACATCGCCTCGCAGCGGGGCTTCGCGGGCGGCACAGATTTCGGGGACGTACTGTAG
- a CDS encoding FxsA family protein — MPIPLLAYFLVEALAFFLVAKAIGVGWALLAIFVLMIAGGAAASLSLRGALLDAADGRSSVGKLAGDSALLIGGWTLSVIPGFVTSLIGLPLVFGPTRNLIRKAMTRRARAAVENLGVRVYEATPMGQFQTSYGSFTQPGGPQQSEAQQSEAQQRPVIDAEELEKWYRMDGPEDQNGTGGAR; from the coding sequence ATGCCGATTCCTCTTCTCGCATACTTCCTCGTTGAAGCGCTCGCTTTCTTCCTGGTGGCCAAGGCCATCGGCGTGGGCTGGGCGCTGCTTGCCATCTTCGTGCTCATGATCGCGGGCGGTGCCGCGGCCAGCTTGTCGCTGCGCGGAGCGTTGCTCGACGCCGCGGACGGGCGCTCCAGCGTGGGTAAACTCGCAGGTGATAGTGCACTTTTGATCGGCGGGTGGACCTTGAGCGTCATCCCCGGCTTTGTCACCTCCTTAATCGGCCTGCCGCTGGTGTTTGGCCCAACGCGCAACCTGATCCGCAAAGCCATGACCCGGCGGGCGCGCGCTGCCGTGGAAAACCTGGGCGTTCGCGTGTACGAGGCGACGCCGATGGGGCAGTTCCAAACCAGCTACGGCTCGTTTACCCAGCCAGGTGGGCCGCAACAGTCTGAGGCGCAGCAGTCGGAGGCGCAGCAGCGCCCGGTCATCGACGCCGAGGAGCTGGAGAAGTGGTACCGCATGGACGGCCCTGAAGACCAAAACGGCACTGGCGGGGCACGCTAA
- a CDS encoding M24 family metallopeptidase yields MTAFNSDVYIERRAKAGELVKQRGLGGLVIGTGAEFAYLTGSWASSHERLTALVIAPDAAAVIAPVTDIQSLGLEDASDVNVVGWRDGDNPYKLAAERLSQGTVGLGSSLTADHVFALQALLPETELAADAVADLFMVKDAEEVAQLSAAGEAIDRVHERAAELLKPGRTEREIAEELHAMILQEHERVEFVIVGSGPNGSNPHHDFSARVLQEGDPVVVDLGGALPSGYQSDCTRTHVVGDPARAPQDFLDAYAVLERAFQAACDAARPGITAGELDAAARDVITEAGYGEYFTHRLGHGIGLSGHEQPFIIAGSDVVLREGMAFSIEPGIYKPGEWGMRIEDIVRMTADGIEPLNRTRRDLGHDLGHDNA; encoded by the coding sequence ATGACTGCATTCAACTCTGATGTGTACATCGAACGCCGCGCAAAGGCAGGCGAGCTGGTAAAACAGCGCGGCTTGGGGGGGCTAGTCATCGGCACCGGCGCGGAATTTGCTTACCTCACCGGCTCCTGGGCGTCCTCGCACGAGCGCCTCACGGCGCTGGTCATCGCACCTGATGCAGCGGCGGTTATCGCGCCGGTGACGGACATTCAATCGCTCGGGTTGGAGGATGCATCGGACGTCAACGTGGTGGGCTGGCGCGACGGGGATAACCCGTACAAGCTCGCTGCCGAGCGCCTCTCCCAGGGCACGGTGGGACTGGGCAGCTCTCTGACCGCGGACCACGTTTTTGCTCTGCAGGCGCTGCTGCCGGAGACCGAACTCGCCGCCGACGCTGTCGCTGACCTGTTCATGGTCAAAGACGCCGAGGAAGTCGCGCAGCTGAGCGCTGCTGGCGAAGCAATCGACCGTGTGCACGAGCGCGCAGCCGAGCTGCTAAAGCCGGGCCGCACCGAACGCGAGATCGCCGAGGAGCTGCACGCGATGATTCTGCAGGAACACGAGCGCGTGGAGTTCGTCATCGTCGGTTCCGGCCCGAACGGTTCGAACCCGCACCACGATTTCTCCGCCCGCGTGCTGCAGGAGGGCGACCCGGTCGTGGTGGACCTGGGCGGAGCGCTGCCATCGGGCTACCAATCCGATTGCACCCGCACCCACGTCGTGGGCGATCCTGCTCGTGCGCCGCAGGACTTCCTCGATGCCTACGCGGTGCTCGAGCGAGCCTTCCAGGCAGCGTGCGACGCCGCACGCCCCGGCATCACCGCAGGTGAGCTCGATGCCGCAGCGCGCGATGTCATCACAGAAGCCGGGTATGGCGAATACTTCACTCACCGCTTGGGCCACGGCATCGGCCTGTCCGGCCACGAGCAGCCCTTCATCATCGCCGGCAGCGACGTCGTCTTGCGCGAAGGCATGGCCTTTTCCATCGAGCCTGGCATCTACAAGCCCGGCGAATGGGGCATGCGGATCGAGGACATTGTGCGCATGACCGCCGACGGTATTGAACCGCTCAACCGCACCCGCCGCGACCTTGGGCACGACCTCGGGCACGATAATGCCTAG
- the lnt gene encoding apolipoprotein N-acyltransferase produces the protein MPAFLRFGLAAISGWLVYLSYEPVGLWWSALLGIAVLWLTLVPWPRRATSALGMAGEAQERPSVRFGALIGFAHGLFCYLFLLPWVGEFVGAMPYIALAVTMALYALATGAFGVILGRWRFGAFAFPLVYLAVEFVRSSWPFGGFAWVRLAWGQINGPLAALAAWGGPALVTVSAVCVAVGLVALVDAATRRAAAVAVALPLVAGLIAGAGVDGDDATVGQARVGAVQGNVPRMGLDFNEQRRAVLSNHVNETLKLAQEAEDSGEKLDMVIWPENASDVNPFTDAEAEALVGVAVRGVDTPLLVGTLTRDEVGARNTMVVFDPETGAGERHNKRFLQPFGEYMPMRDFFRKFSDLVDLAGDFKPGDDNGVVHMGGIPVGVATCYEVAEDEAYRMAVRGGAQLLTTPTNNATFGFTDMTYQQMAMSRMRALETDRAVVVVATSGASAIVRPDGSVSQQTRIFEPAHLAETLPLRSGETPAVRYGRVLEWILVAAGALLMVAAAVSARRGRRGYAPYENTTA, from the coding sequence GTGCCAGCCTTTCTCCGCTTCGGCCTAGCGGCCATTTCCGGCTGGCTGGTGTACTTGTCCTACGAGCCGGTCGGGCTCTGGTGGTCGGCGCTGCTCGGCATCGCTGTACTGTGGCTGACCCTTGTGCCCTGGCCGCGACGCGCCACCTCGGCGCTCGGGATGGCCGGGGAGGCCCAAGAGCGCCCGAGTGTCCGCTTCGGCGCGCTGATCGGTTTTGCGCACGGGCTGTTTTGCTACCTGTTTCTTCTGCCGTGGGTCGGCGAGTTTGTCGGTGCGATGCCGTACATCGCGCTCGCGGTCACCATGGCGCTCTACGCGCTGGCCACCGGCGCGTTCGGGGTGATCCTCGGGCGCTGGCGCTTCGGCGCGTTCGCCTTCCCGCTGGTGTATCTGGCCGTGGAGTTTGTCCGTTCGTCGTGGCCCTTCGGCGGTTTCGCGTGGGTGCGCCTGGCGTGGGGCCAGATCAACGGCCCGCTCGCCGCGCTGGCTGCCTGGGGTGGTCCGGCGCTGGTGACTGTCTCGGCGGTGTGCGTGGCTGTGGGGCTTGTGGCGCTTGTCGACGCAGCTACGCGCCGCGCCGCCGCAGTAGCAGTCGCCCTGCCGCTGGTCGCCGGACTCATCGCGGGCGCGGGCGTCGATGGCGATGACGCGACGGTAGGCCAGGCGCGGGTGGGTGCCGTGCAGGGCAACGTGCCGCGGATGGGCCTGGACTTCAACGAGCAGCGCCGCGCGGTGTTGAGCAACCACGTCAACGAGACGCTGAAGCTGGCGCAGGAGGCAGAGGATTCCGGCGAGAAGCTAGACATGGTGATCTGGCCGGAAAATGCCTCCGACGTCAACCCGTTTACCGACGCAGAAGCTGAGGCGCTGGTGGGGGTTGCGGTACGAGGCGTGGATACGCCGCTGCTGGTGGGTACGCTCACGCGAGACGAAGTCGGTGCCCGCAACACCATGGTGGTCTTCGACCCGGAGACCGGGGCGGGGGAGCGGCACAACAAGCGTTTCCTGCAGCCGTTCGGCGAATACATGCCCATGCGCGATTTCTTCCGCAAGTTCTCGGACCTGGTGGATTTGGCGGGCGATTTCAAGCCGGGCGACGACAACGGCGTCGTGCACATGGGCGGCATTCCGGTCGGCGTGGCCACATGCTACGAGGTGGCGGAAGACGAGGCGTACCGAATGGCGGTACGCGGCGGCGCGCAACTGTTGACCACTCCGACGAACAACGCCACGTTCGGGTTTACCGACATGACGTACCAGCAGATGGCGATGAGCCGGATGCGGGCGTTGGAAACCGACAGGGCAGTGGTTGTCGTGGCGACCTCGGGCGCCTCCGCCATCGTGCGCCCGGACGGGTCCGTCTCCCAGCAGACACGCATCTTCGAACCCGCCCACTTGGCGGAGACGTTGCCGTTGCGCTCCGGCGAAACCCCTGCGGTGCGCTACGGGCGGGTGCTGGAGTGGATCCTTGTCGCGGCTGGAGCACTGCTCATGGTCGCCGCAGCCGTCTCCGCGCGCCGCGGACGGCGGGGGTATGCTCCCTACGAGAACACAACAGCGTAA
- a CDS encoding polyprenol monophosphomannose synthase, whose product MSAVANETLVIIPTYNEVENLPLIVDRVLAANDAVDILVVDDNSPDGTGAKADELAAKHDEVNVLHRTGKDGLLAAYRAGFNWALERDYQVIVQMDADGSHAPEELHRLLDAVANGADLAIGSRYIDGGEVVNWPKNRFLLSKLGNQYISVALGTDVADMTAGYRAFKREVLEELDLDSLSTKGYIFQVEIAHKVDQLGFDVREVPITFEDRKLGESKLDASFATASLAEVTKWGVADKTTFVKDLATETGRQIVYAVEHSKLAGLGKKVEDAPEQIINAISEFGAVAKHEIQGADLGKARSKATRRVNDAIALGEVTLKQALHAVGLDGKRK is encoded by the coding sequence ATTAGCGCCGTGGCCAACGAGACCCTGGTGATTATCCCGACCTACAACGAGGTGGAGAACCTGCCGCTGATCGTCGACCGCGTTTTGGCGGCCAACGATGCAGTGGACATCCTCGTCGTTGACGACAATTCGCCGGACGGCACCGGTGCGAAAGCTGACGAGCTGGCGGCCAAGCACGATGAGGTCAACGTGTTGCACCGCACCGGCAAGGACGGCCTGCTCGCCGCGTACCGCGCCGGTTTCAACTGGGCACTCGAGCGCGATTACCAGGTGATTGTGCAAATGGACGCGGACGGTTCCCACGCTCCGGAGGAGTTGCACCGCCTGCTCGACGCCGTGGCAAATGGGGCGGACCTGGCCATCGGGTCGCGCTACATCGACGGCGGTGAGGTGGTCAACTGGCCGAAGAACCGCTTCCTGCTGTCTAAGCTGGGCAACCAGTACATTTCCGTGGCACTGGGCACCGACGTGGCGGATATGACCGCGGGCTACCGCGCGTTCAAGCGCGAGGTGCTGGAGGAGCTGGACCTGGATTCCCTGTCCACCAAGGGCTACATCTTCCAGGTGGAAATCGCCCACAAGGTGGATCAGCTCGGCTTCGACGTGCGCGAAGTACCCATCACCTTCGAGGACCGTAAGTTGGGCGAGTCCAAGCTTGACGCCAGCTTTGCGACGGCTTCGCTCGCCGAGGTGACCAAGTGGGGAGTGGCGGACAAGACCACCTTTGTCAAGGATTTGGCGACGGAGACCGGCCGTCAGATTGTCTACGCCGTGGAGCACTCGAAGCTCGCCGGGCTGGGCAAGAAGGTCGAGGATGCGCCGGAGCAGATCATCAACGCCATCTCCGAGTTCGGCGCTGTGGCCAAGCACGAGATCCAGGGCGCTGACTTGGGCAAGGCTCGCTCCAAGGCGACCCGCCGCGTCAACGACGCGATCGCGCTCGGTGAGGTGACCCTTAAGCAGGCGCTGCACGCGGTCGGACTGGACGGCAAGCGCAAGTAG